The proteins below come from a single Pieris brassicae chromosome 1, ilPieBrab1.1, whole genome shotgun sequence genomic window:
- the LOC123713259 gene encoding protein crooked neck, translating to MEGKPAKMPKVAKVKNKAPAEIQITAEQLLREAKERDLEILPPPPKQKISDPEELRDYQHRKRKAFEDNIRKNRLVIGNWLKYAQWEESQKQVQRARSIYERALDVDHRNVTLWLKYAEMEMRNRQVNHARNLWDRAVTILPRVSQFWYKYTYMEEMLENVAGARQVFERWIEWQPDEQAWQTYINFELRYKELDRARQIYERFVMVHPDVKNWIKYARFEENHGFINSARKVFERAVEFFGDEELDERLFIAFAKFEENQKEHDRARVIYKYALDHIPKDRNKELYKAYTIHEKKYGDRSGIEDVIVNKRKYMYEQEVIENPTNYDAWFDYIRLVENEGNVDVIRDTYERAIANVPPTKDKQFWRRYIYLWINYALYEELEAEDVDRARQVYKTCLELIPHKIFTFSKIWLMYAQLEVRCKDLKQARKALGMALGICPRDKLYRGYIDLEIQLREFDRCRILYQKFLEYGPENCITWIKFAELETLLGDSDRARAIYEIAVGQPRLDMPELLWKSYIDFEVSQGETERARQLYERLLERTVHVKVWLSYAKFELHAENPDNINVELARRVYERANDSLRSAGEKEARVLLLEAWKDFEIEIGDDVKLEKVMAKMPRRVKKRQKIVSESGVEEGWEEVFDYIFPEDEMVRPNLKLLAAAKMWRKQQEITEPINTETNLDEDSHSSTEECDPQTSKDDSSKNNDVSE from the exons atggaaGGAAAGCCTGCAAAAATGCCTAAAGTGGCAAAG GTTAAAAACAAAGCACCAGCAGAAATTCAAATCACTGCTGAGCAATTACTACGTGAGGCTAAAGAAAGAGATTTAGAGATATTACCACCACcaccaaaacaaaaaatatcggATCCAGAAGAGCTTCGCGACTATCAACATCGAAAGCGAAAAGCTTTCGAAGATAACATAAGAAAAAACAGATTG GTTATAGGCAATTGGTTGAAATATGCACAATGGGAAGAATCACAGAAACAAGTTCAGAGAGCCCGGTCAATTTATGAAAGAGCTTTGGATGTGGACCATAGAAATGTTACCTTGTG gtTGAAATATGCTGAAATGGAGATGCGTAATCGGCAAGTAAATCATGCCAGGAATTTATGGGATAGAGCAGTGACAATTCTACCAAGAGTGTCACAGTTTTGGTATAAGTACACATACATGGAAGAAATGCTTGAAAATGTAGCTGGTGCAAGACAA GTTTTTGAACGATGGATTGAATGGCAACCAGATGAACAAGCTTGGCAAACTTacataaattttgaattaaggTACAAAGAACTAGATAGAGCTAGACAAATCTATGAAAGATTTGTTATGGTTCACCCAGATGTTAAGAATTGGATTAAGTATGCAAGATTTGAAGAAAATCATGGTTTTATTAATAGTGCCAGAAAAGTCTTTGAAAGAGCTGTAGAATTTTTTGGAGATGAAGAGTTAGATGAAAGGTTGTTTATTGCATTTGCAAAGTTTGAAGAGAATCAAAAAGAACATGACAGAGCTAgagttatatacaaatatgctTTGGACCACATTCCTAAAGATAGAAATAAAGAACTGTATAAAGCTTATACTATACATGAAAAGAAATATGGTGACAGATCTGGAATTGAAGATGttatagttaataaaagaaaatatatgtatgaacAAGAAGTCATTGAGAATCCCACTAATTATGATGCATGGTTTGATTATATTAGACTTGTAGAAAATGAGGGTAACGTAGATGTCATTAGAGATACATATGAACGAGCTATTGCAAATGTACCACCAACTAAAGACAAACAATTTTGGAGGCGCTATATTTACTTATGGATTAATTATGCCTTATATGAAGAGTTAGAAGCTGAAGATGTTGACAGAGCAAGGCAAGTGTATAAAACTTGTCTTGAATTAATTccccataaaatatttacattctcAAAAATTTGGCTTATGTATGCACAATTGGAAGTCAGATGCAAGGATTTAAAACAAGCAAGAAAAGCTTTGGGCATGGCATTAGGTATATGTCCTAGAGACAAACTCTACAGAGGTTACATTGATTTAGAGATCCAGCTTAGGGAATTTGACAGATGTAGAATTCTCTACCAAAAGTTTTTAGAGTATGGACCTGAAAATTGCATAACTTGGATTAAGTTTGCAGAACTTGAAACATTATTGGGTGATAGTGACAGAGCAAGAGCTATTTATGAAATAGCTGTTGGTCAACCGCGACTAGATATGCCTGAATTATTATGGAAAAGTTACATAGACTTTGAAGTATCTCAAGGTGAAACAGAGAGGGCTAGACAACTTTATGAAAGACTTTTAGAAAGAACGGTACATGTCAAGGTTTGGTTATCCTATGCAAAATTTGAACTTCATGCTGAAAATCCTGACAACATAAATGTAGAATTAGCGAGACGTGTTTATGAACGCGCCAATGATAGTCTAAGGAGTGCAGGCGAAAAAGAAGCGAGAGTACTCTTATTAGAAGCTTGGAAAGACTTTGAAATAGAAATTGGCGATGATGTTAAACTTGAAAAAGTTATGGCGAAAATGCCTAGAAGGGTTAAGAAGAGGCAAAAAATTGTTAGTGAAAGTGGTGTTGAAGAGGGGTGGGAGGAAGtgtttgattatattttcCCAGAGGATGAGATGGTTAGACCTAATCTCAAATTGCTTGCTGCTGCTAAAATGTGGCGTAAACAACAAGAAATCACAGAACCTATTAATACAGAAACAAATCTAGATGAAGATTCTCATAGTTCAACTGAAGAGTGTGATCCGCAAACATCTAAAGATGACAGCTCCAAGAATAATGATGTTTCTGAATAA